The following proteins come from a genomic window of Spea bombifrons isolate aSpeBom1 chromosome 10, aSpeBom1.2.pri, whole genome shotgun sequence:
- the ZNRD2 gene encoding protein ZNRD2 yields the protein MGDYLLKGYKMLGEGCDTCGTILLQDRQKKMLCVSCQELDSDTEKDNPALNHQAALSQVREHQMSLQPCHDITPAPQLQAPPIPKSTSDHVASTSDPMHTTPDPIQTAESALLDKMFWASQQLQGTPSVEYSSQLCALIGSCAQSLRHVRDLHN from the exons ATGGGTGATTACCTGTTAAAGGGATATAAGATGCTTGGAGAGGGCTGTGATACATGCGGG ACTATCTTGTTACAGGacagacagaaaaaaatgctttgtgTTTCATGCCAAGAGCTTGATTCTGACACGGAAAAAGACAATCCAG CCCTGAACCATCAGGCAGCTTTGTCTCAGGTGAGAGAGCATCAGATGTCTCTACAGCCTTGCCATGATATTACTCCTGCTCCGCAGCTCCAGGCTCCACCCATTCCGAAGAGTACTTCAGATCACGTAGCCTCTACCTCTGATCCGATGCATACAACCCCTGATCCCATACAAACTGCTGAATCTGCTCTTCTGGACAAGATGTTTTGGGCATCTCAGCAGTTGCAAGGGACTCCCTCTGTGGAATACAGCTCTCAGCTTTGTGCTCTGATTGGCTCTTGTGCACAGAGCTTACGTCATGTCAGAGACCTCCACAACTAA
- the LOC128467019 gene encoding chymotrypsinogen A-like, with translation MALLWLLSCIVLIGSTYGCGVPAIKPSISAYARIVNGENAVSGSWPWQVSLQETSGFHFCGGSLINSLWVVTAAHCSVTTAHRVVLGEYDRSSSAEPIQTKTIARVFRHPNYNSYSITNDITLLKLSSAATFNTRVSPVCVAASADAFNGGERCVTTGWGYIDASSRLTPSKLQQVALPLLNNTDCQRYWGSKILSTMICAGASGASSCMGDSGGPLVCQRNGAWTLAGIVSWGSSSCSTSSPGVYARVTVLRAWMDQTVAAN, from the exons ATGGCACTCCTTTGGCTACTGTCCTGCATTGTCCTAATTGGAAGCACCTATG GTTGTGGTGTCCCTGCCATCAAGCCATCTATTTCTGCATATGCCAGAATTGTAAATGGTGAGAATGCAGTTTCTGGGTCCTGGCCATGGCAAGTGTCTCTACAG GAAACCTCTGGATTCCATTTCTGTGGTGGATCTCTGATCAATTCCCTCTGGGTTGTTACTGCTGCTCACTGCAGTGTGAC AACTGCTCACCGTGTTGTTCTGGGTGAATATGATCGCTCTTCCTCCGCAGAACCTATTCAGACTAAGACTATTGCCAGG GTTTTTAGACATCCTAACTACAACTCCTACTCCATCACCAACGACATCACTCTGCTGAAACTCTCCAGCGCTGCAACTTTCAACACCCGTGTATCTCCTGTGTGTGTTGCTGCCAGCGCCGATGCTTTCAATGGTGGAGAGAGATGTGTCACAACTGGATGGGGATATATTGATGCTTCAT CACGCCTTACCCCAAGCAAACTGCAGCAAGTGGCTCTTCCTTTGTTGAACAACACTGACTGCCAGAGATACTGGGGAAGCAAGATCCTTAGTACCATGATCTGTGCTGGAGCCTCTGGAGCCTCTTCCTGCATG GGTGACTCTGGTGGACCTCTTGTGTGCCAGAGGAATGGAGCTTGGACCTTGGCTGGAATTGTGTCCTGGGGAAGCTCTTCCTGCTCTACATCAAGCCCAGGAGTATACGCTCGTGTCACTGTTCTTAGAGCCTGGATGGACCAGACTGTTGCTGctaattaa
- the LOC128467018 gene encoding chymotrypsinogen A-like, giving the protein MALLWLLSCIVLIGSTYGCGVPAIKPSISAYARIVNGENAVSGSWPWQVSLQESSGFHFCGGSLINSLWVVTAAHCSVTTAHRVVLGEYDRSSSAEPIQTKTIARVFRHPNYNSYSITNDITLLKLSSAATFNTRVSPVCVAASADAFNGGERCVTTGWGYIDASSRLTPSKLQQVALPLLNNTDCQRYWGSKILSTMICAGASGASSCMGDSGGPLVCQRNGAWTLAGIVSWGSSSCSTSSPGVYARVTVLRAWMDQTVAAN; this is encoded by the exons ATGGCACTCCTTTGGCTACTGTCCTGCATTGTCCTAATTGGAAGCACCTATG GTTGTGGTGTCCCTGCCATCAAGCCATCTATTTCTGCATATGCCAGAATTGTAAATGGTGAGAATGCAGTTTCTGGGTCCTGGCCATGGCAAGTGTCTCTACAG GAAAGCAGTGGATTCCATTTCTGTGGTGGATCTCTGATCAATTCCCTCTGGGTTGTTACTGCTGCTCACTGCAGTGTGAC AACTGCTCACCGTGTTGTTCTGGGTGAATATGATCGCTCTTCCTCCGCAGAACCTATTCAGACTAAGACTATTGCCAGG GTTTTTAGACATCCTAACTACAACTCCTACTCCATCACCAACGACATCACTCTGCTGAAACTCTCCAGCGCTGCAACTTTCAACACCCGTGTATCCCCTGTGTGTGTTGCTGCCAGCGCCGATGCTTTCAATGGTGGAGAGAGATGTGTCACAACTGGATGGGGATATATTGATGCTTCAT CCCGCCTTACCCCAAGCAAACTGCAGCAAGTGGCTCTTCCTCTGTTGAACAACACTGACTGCCAGAGATACTGGGGAAGCAAGATCCTTAGTACCATGATCTGTGCTGGAGCCTCTGGAGCCTCTTCCTGCATG GGTGACTCTGGTGGACCTCTTGTGTGCCAGAGGAATGGAGCTTGGACCTTGGCTGGAATTGTGTCCTGGGGAAGCTCTTCCTGCTCTACATCAAGCCCAGGAGTATACGCTCGTGTCACTGTTCTTAGAGCCTGGATGGACCAGACTGTTGCTGctaattaa
- the LOC128467429 gene encoding chymotrypsinogen A-like codes for MALLWLLSCIVLIGSTYGCGVPAIKPSISAYARIVNGENAVSGSWPWQVSLQETSGFHFCGGSLINSLWVVTAAHCSVTTAHRVVLGEYDRSSSAEPIQTKTIARVFRHPNYNSYSITNDITLLKLSSAATFNTRVSPVCVAASADAFNGGERCVTTGWGYIDASSRLTPSKLQQVALPLLNNTDCQRYWGSKILSTMICAGASGASSCMGDSGGPLVCQRNGAWTLAGIVSWGSSSCSTSSPGVYARVTVLRAWMDQTVAAN; via the exons ATGGCACTCCTTTGGCTACTGTCCTGTATTGTCCTAATTGGAAGCACCTATG GTTGTGGTGTCCCTGCCATCAAGCCATCTATTTCTGCATATGCCAGAATTGTAAATGGTGAGAATGCAGTTTCTGGGTCCTGGCCATGGCAAGTGTCTCTACAG GAAACCTCTGGATTCCATTTCTGTGGTGGATCTCTGATCAATTCCCTCTGGGTTGTTACTGCTGCTCACTGCAGTGTGAC AACTGCTCACCGTGTTGTTCTGGGTGAATATGATCGCTCTTCCTCCGCAGAACCTATTCAGACTAAGACTATTGCCAGG GTTTTTAGACATCCTAACTACAACTCCTACTCCATCACCAACGACATCACTCTGCTGAAACTCTCCAGCGCTGCAACTTTCAACACCCGTGTATCTCCTGTGTGTGTTGCTGCCAGCGCCGATGCTTTCAATGGTGGAGAGAGATGTGTCACAACTGGATGGGGATATATTGATGCTTCAT CACGCCTTACCCCAAGCAAACTGCAGCAAGTGGCTCTTCCTCTGTTGAACAACACTGACTGCCAGAGATACTGGGGAAGCAAGATCCTTAGTACCATGATCTGTGCTGGAGCCTCTGGAGCCTCTTCCTGCATG GGTGACTCTGGTGGACCTCTTGTGTGCCAGAGGAATGGAGCTTGGACCTTGGCTGGAATTGTGTCCTGGGGAAGCTCTTCCTGCTCTACATCAAGCCCAGGAGTATACGCTCGTGTCACTGTTCTTAGAGCCTGGATGGACCAGACTGTTGCTGctaattaa